In one window of Tenacibaculum mesophilum DNA:
- a CDS encoding tetratricopeptide repeat-containing sensor histidine kinase, translating to MIKKIYIVFLFLSFAAFSQTKENTAKDFLVKVQVVSKETREPIKDASVEVNGRTYRFSEITGSYTVKATVGSQLEVSHPSFNRVFYTIRDDEDIKVEVEDFTPQKKSKLSSYSTRKQTGLYSQYLDSVQFYKKKNIDKSLSFVEKTLLIDPNKSQRATVFKELAEVYFYWKQYDLAVENYQISLQEVNSPRVRLKLAKAAFLSEDYNSSEQNYIQSLQSGVLNNYLRLTAYQGLGDVYLAQKNYNKAKANYEKGLEIAKKNLITPKITDLNSKLAEVFAAQGNTQKADGYFKNSLKLASEENKKRSLKEQQKVADFYNKSQRYDEEIQLRKESLKEADNIVVEAESNESLVDSITSQKINYKIGNAYMQKSEYEEAIPYLKKSIADADKNKDLIIQKDATKRLSEVYATVGDYTEALKTYQDYVKLVDTLYSRKEQEIQQVKRFSKRISDNQNRIVSLEKDKELTDSKISLAYKDQQLVEESNRRQKWIIYSLIGGFLLMVLLVYFMFRTNKQQKLANNLLALKSMRSQMNPHFIFNALNSVNSFIAVSDERSANRYLSEFSVLMRSVLENSDEDFIPLTKEIELLELYVKLEHNRFKDKFDYTINIDKSIPLDEYSIPPMLLQPYIENAIWHGLRYKQEKGKLQISMLPKNNDSITILIEDDGVGREKSIKMKTKNQLKQKSKGMSTIKNRIAILNNMYQDKISVVVLNAFEDGSGTKVALILKKDKN from the coding sequence ATGATTAAAAAAATATACATAGTATTTCTTTTCCTTTCATTCGCTGCTTTTTCTCAAACAAAGGAAAATACAGCTAAAGATTTTTTAGTAAAAGTTCAAGTAGTTAGTAAAGAGACGCGTGAGCCTATAAAAGATGCGAGTGTAGAAGTAAATGGAAGAACATATCGATTTTCTGAAATAACGGGAAGCTATACAGTAAAAGCCACAGTAGGAAGCCAATTAGAAGTATCACATCCTAGTTTTAATCGTGTTTTTTATACAATTAGAGATGATGAAGATATAAAGGTGGAAGTAGAAGATTTTACGCCCCAAAAAAAATCAAAACTAAGCTCTTATAGTACAAGAAAACAAACAGGTTTATATTCACAATATTTAGATTCTGTTCAGTTTTACAAAAAGAAAAATATTGATAAGAGCTTGTCTTTTGTTGAAAAGACGTTGTTGATAGACCCAAATAAAAGCCAAAGAGCTACTGTGTTTAAAGAATTAGCTGAGGTGTACTTTTATTGGAAACAGTACGATTTAGCGGTTGAGAATTATCAAATTTCCTTACAAGAAGTAAACTCGCCTAGGGTTCGTTTGAAACTGGCAAAAGCAGCATTTTTATCGGAAGATTATAACAGTAGTGAACAAAACTATATACAAAGCCTACAAAGCGGGGTGCTTAATAATTACTTACGTTTAACTGCATACCAAGGATTGGGAGATGTGTACTTAGCTCAAAAAAACTATAACAAGGCTAAAGCAAACTACGAAAAAGGATTAGAAATTGCGAAAAAGAATTTAATCACACCTAAAATAACAGACTTAAACTCTAAGCTAGCAGAAGTTTTTGCAGCCCAAGGAAACACACAAAAAGCAGATGGCTATTTTAAAAACTCATTAAAATTAGCATCCGAAGAAAACAAAAAGCGCTCGTTAAAAGAACAGCAAAAAGTAGCCGATTTTTATAATAAATCTCAACGATACGACGAAGAAATTCAGTTGCGAAAAGAAAGCCTAAAAGAAGCAGATAATATAGTTGTAGAAGCGGAAAGCAACGAATCTTTGGTAGATTCAATTACCTCACAAAAAATCAACTATAAAATAGGAAATGCCTACATGCAAAAATCTGAATATGAAGAGGCAATCCCGTATTTAAAAAAGAGTATTGCAGATGCGGATAAAAACAAAGACTTAATTATTCAAAAAGACGCGACTAAGCGTTTATCGGAAGTATATGCTACGGTTGGAGATTACACAGAAGCTCTAAAAACGTATCAAGATTATGTAAAATTGGTAGATACTTTATATTCACGAAAAGAACAGGAAATTCAACAAGTAAAACGTTTTAGTAAACGAATTTCAGATAACCAAAACAGAATAGTAAGTTTAGAAAAAGACAAAGAATTAACAGATAGTAAAATAAGTTTAGCATACAAAGACCAGCAATTGGTAGAGGAGAGTAATAGACGTCAAAAATGGATTATTTATTCATTAATTGGAGGTTTTTTATTAATGGTTTTATTGGTGTATTTTATGTTTAGAACGAATAAACAACAAAAGTTAGCCAATAATTTATTGGCTTTAAAATCGATGCGGTCACAGATGAATCCGCACTTTATTTTCAATGCATTGAATTCAGTTAACAGTTTTATTGCAGTAAGTGACGAGCGAAGCGCAAATAGATATTTGTCAGAGTTTTCGGTATTAATGCGTTCGGTATTAGAAAATTCAGATGAAGATTTCATACCGTTAACCAAAGAAATTGAGTTGTTAGAATTGTATGTGAAGTTAGAGCACAACCGGTTTAAAGATAAGTTTGATTATACTATTAATATAGACAAAAGTATACCTTTAGATGAATATTCGATTCCACCAATGTTATTGCAACCGTATATAGAAAATGCAATTTGGCATGGACTTAGATACAAACAAGAAAAGGGAAAACTTCAAATTTCAATGCTTCCAAAAAATAATGATTCTATTACTATTTTAATTGAAGATGATGGGGTTGGAAGAGAGAAATCAATAAAAATGAAGACGAAGAACCAACTCAAACAAAAATCAAAAGGAATGAGTACAATAAAAAATAGAATTGCTATTTTAAATAATATGTATCAGGATAAAATATCTGTGGTGGTTTTAAATGCTTTTGAAGATGGAAGCGGAACTAAAGTAGCATTGATACTAAAAAAGGATAAAAATTAG
- a CDS encoding endonuclease/exonuclease/phosphatase family protein yields the protein MKLIFRIAVRFLLVVIGVFAIFFFWASSPTMDEAEYAKVITHEYASTTDNDSIYSIVTYNIGYLSGMTNNRAVAKPKQLFEGNMKKVLTEIKKVNPDIIALQEVDYNAARSYKVNQEEKLAELGYNYVARGVNWDENYVPFPYWPPSMHFGKIVSGQSILSKYELKDYERIVLERVADNPFYRDALYLDRLVQVVKVKVEGKEVVVINLHLEAFDKATRVRQFEYVLNLFNKYKSQYPTILLGDFNSKARDSEAVIQKMFAMDGVGNAAFSTENPENTFDTKNPEERIDYIFYTKDFIEYVEGSVLKKFGQASDHLPIEMKFKLKK from the coding sequence ATGAAGTTAATTTTCAGAATTGCTGTAAGGTTTTTATTGGTGGTTATAGGAGTGTTTGCAATCTTTTTTTTCTGGGCATCATCCCCAACAATGGATGAAGCAGAGTATGCTAAAGTTATTACGCATGAGTATGCGAGTACAACTGATAATGATTCAATCTATAGCATAGTAACCTACAATATTGGGTACTTAAGTGGGATGACAAATAACCGAGCAGTAGCAAAACCTAAGCAATTGTTTGAAGGAAATATGAAAAAGGTATTAACTGAAATAAAAAAAGTAAATCCAGATATTATAGCGCTTCAAGAAGTTGATTACAATGCAGCTAGATCTTATAAAGTAAACCAAGAAGAAAAACTAGCAGAACTAGGTTATAATTATGTAGCAAGAGGTGTAAACTGGGATGAGAATTATGTGCCTTTTCCATACTGGCCACCAAGTATGCACTTTGGTAAAATAGTTTCAGGTCAATCAATTTTAAGTAAATATGAGTTAAAAGACTATGAGCGTATCGTTTTAGAACGAGTAGCTGATAACCCTTTTTATAGAGACGCTTTGTATTTAGACAGGTTGGTACAAGTGGTAAAAGTTAAGGTAGAAGGAAAAGAAGTGGTAGTAATAAATTTACATTTAGAAGCATTTGATAAAGCAACGAGAGTAAGACAGTTTGAGTACGTATTGAATCTTTTTAATAAGTATAAGAGTCAATACCCTACAATTTTATTAGGAGATTTTAACTCAAAAGCTAGAGATAGTGAAGCCGTTATTCAAAAAATGTTTGCAATGGATGGAGTAGGAAATGCTGCTTTTTCAACTGAAAATCCTGAGAATACTTTTGATACAAAAAATCCAGAAGAACGTATTGATTATATTTTTTACACCAAGGATTTTATAGAGTATGTAGAGGGAAGTGTATTAAAAAAGTTCGGACAGGCATCAGATCATTTGCCTATTGAAATGAAGTTTAAATTAAAAAAATAA
- a CDS encoding VWA domain-containing protein, which produces MKTYTLKVFFFCLILLTTTTFANKNTPIRKVKKQTVKVALLLDTSNSMDGLINQAKAQLWEIVNELSYAKCNGITPNLEIALYEYGNSSLSPKEGYIQQVLQFTSDLDEISEHLFSLSTNGGSEYCGQVIQTSLNELDWGTNKRDLKMIFIAGNEPFTQGKVNYKDAITNAKEKDIIVNTIFCGDYNQGITGRWQDGAIYGDGDYMTINQNKHIVHIVTPYDNDIIILNKRLNATYIHYGSYGYSKYSNQAKQDMNAESLDEAVVVKRAVTKSSKLYKNAEWDLVDASKEKEIDYGSLKKKQLPKQLQNKSAKEIKMYVEKKRKERTEIQQKIQELNKKRKTYVAKKQRESSKKNELESVMIKAIKKQAEKKNYSW; this is translated from the coding sequence ATGAAAACGTACACATTAAAAGTATTTTTCTTTTGCTTAATACTACTAACAACAACTACATTTGCCAACAAAAACACCCCTATAAGAAAGGTAAAAAAACAAACTGTTAAAGTTGCTTTGTTACTGGATACCAGTAATAGTATGGATGGACTTATCAATCAAGCAAAAGCTCAACTATGGGAGATTGTAAATGAGTTATCATATGCTAAATGTAATGGCATTACTCCTAACTTAGAAATTGCTTTATACGAATACGGAAATTCAAGTTTATCTCCTAAAGAAGGATATATCCAACAGGTTTTACAATTTACGAGTGATTTAGATGAGATTTCTGAACATCTTTTTTCTTTAAGCACTAATGGCGGAAGTGAATATTGTGGTCAAGTAATACAAACTTCTTTAAACGAATTGGATTGGGGAACTAATAAACGTGATTTAAAAATGATTTTTATCGCCGGAAACGAGCCTTTTACTCAAGGAAAAGTAAACTATAAAGATGCTATTACTAATGCTAAAGAAAAAGATATTATAGTTAACACAATATTCTGCGGTGATTATAACCAAGGGATTACTGGAAGATGGCAAGACGGAGCTATTTATGGAGATGGTGATTATATGACTATTAATCAAAACAAACACATTGTACATATTGTAACACCTTATGACAACGATATTATTATTTTAAACAAACGTTTAAATGCCACCTATATTCACTATGGTTCTTATGGATATTCTAAATATAGTAACCAAGCGAAGCAAGACATGAATGCTGAGAGTTTAGATGAAGCTGTAGTTGTAAAACGTGCCGTAACTAAAAGCTCTAAACTATATAAAAATGCTGAATGGGATTTGGTGGATGCTTCAAAAGAAAAAGAAATTGATTATGGTTCTTTAAAAAAGAAGCAGCTTCCTAAACAGTTACAAAACAAATCTGCCAAAGAAATTAAAATGTATGTGGAGAAAAAACGTAAAGAGCGTACTGAAATTCAACAAAAAATTCAAGAATTAAATAAAAAAAGAAAAACGTATGTAGCTAAAAAACAAAGGGAAAGTTCTAAAAAAAATGAGTTAGAAAGTGTTATGATTAAAGCTATTAAAAAACAAGCAGAAAAGAAAAATTACTCTTGGTAG
- a CDS encoding gamma carbonic anhydrase family protein, producing MPIIKPVRGKHPQIPNDCYIAENATIVGDVQMGESCSVWFNAVIRGDVHYIKMGDKVNVQDGAVIHATYQKSPTTIGNNVSIGHNALVHGCTIHDNVLVGMGSIIMDDCVVESNSIIAAGAVVTKNTHIESGSVYAGVPAKKVKDISKELISDEIDRIANNYVKYSSWFKE from the coding sequence ATGCCAATTATAAAACCAGTAAGAGGAAAACACCCACAAATTCCAAATGATTGTTACATTGCAGAAAACGCAACTATTGTAGGCGATGTACAAATGGGGGAGTCGTGTAGTGTATGGTTTAATGCAGTGATTCGCGGAGATGTACACTATATAAAAATGGGAGATAAAGTAAATGTACAAGATGGTGCAGTAATACATGCAACATATCAAAAATCACCAACAACTATTGGAAATAATGTGTCTATTGGTCATAATGCCTTAGTACATGGGTGCACTATTCATGATAATGTGTTGGTAGGTATGGGAAGTATTATCATGGATGATTGTGTAGTAGAGTCAAATTCTATTATTGCAGCAGGTGCTGTAGTTACTAAAAATACACATATTGAAAGTGGAAGTGTGTACGCTGGGGTTCCAGCAAAAAAAGTAAAAGATATTTCCAAAGAACTTATTTCAGATGAAATTGATCGAATTGCCAATAATTATGTGAAATATTCAAGTTGGTTTAAAGAATAA
- a CDS encoding LytR/AlgR family response regulator transcription factor: MKIKAIIVEDEQISRDILRNYITKYCPNVTLLGEASNIEEALKLIEKHELDLVFLDVEMPFGNAFDLLEKVENQTFETVFVTAYDHYAIEALNNQATYYLLKPISIDELIKAVGIVTEIKEKENELETNVLTPKMTHQVNGKITIPQQDGFEVVAVEEILFCKADDNYTEIYFDNSKKVVSKTLKYFEEALKDSSFVRVHKSYLVNVNEIVKYKKGKGGSVVLSNEKEIMVSASKKANLLSYFK, translated from the coding sequence ATGAAAATAAAAGCAATTATAGTTGAAGATGAGCAAATAAGTAGAGATATTTTACGAAACTATATTACTAAATACTGTCCTAATGTAACCTTGTTAGGAGAAGCAAGTAATATTGAAGAAGCACTAAAACTAATTGAAAAACACGAATTGGACTTGGTGTTTTTAGATGTAGAAATGCCTTTTGGAAATGCTTTTGACTTGTTAGAAAAAGTAGAAAATCAAACTTTTGAAACAGTTTTTGTAACTGCTTACGATCATTACGCGATTGAGGCATTAAATAATCAAGCAACTTATTATTTGTTAAAACCAATTTCAATCGACGAGTTGATTAAAGCAGTAGGTATTGTAACTGAAATTAAAGAGAAAGAAAATGAGTTAGAAACTAATGTGTTAACTCCCAAAATGACTCATCAAGTAAATGGGAAAATTACGATTCCGCAACAAGATGGATTTGAAGTAGTAGCTGTTGAGGAAATTTTATTTTGCAAAGCAGATGATAACTACACGGAAATCTATTTTGATAATTCTAAAAAAGTGGTAAGTAAAACACTTAAATATTTTGAAGAAGCTTTAAAAGACAGTTCTTTTGTTAGGGTACATAAATCGTATTTAGTCAACGTTAATGAAATAGTAAAGTATAAAAAAGGAAAAGGAGGAAGTGTTGTGCTATCAAACGAGAAAGAAATTATGGTTTCAGCATCAAAAAAAGCAAATTTATTATCATATTTTAAATAA